One Calditrichia bacterium DNA window includes the following coding sequences:
- the guaA gene encoding glutamine-hydrolyzing GMP synthase, which yields MEKVLILDFGSQYTQLIARKTRELGVFSEIHPFNYSIDDIRADAHIKAIIFSGGPSSVYADGAPHANNAIFELGVPVLGICYGLQHIAYSMKGAVDPAHKREFGRAKLHIDGDNPLFAGIASPTQVWMSHGDHLTKLPEGFSAIAKTDNSPICAIENRDRHIYGIQFHPEVHHTEAGKQMLHNFLFNICDFAGDWSPQSFIEMAIRQIRETVGADRVLLGLSGGVDSSVLAALLHRAIGDQLTSVFVDTGLLRANEVEEVSYTFRENLALNLTVVTAGPVFLDKLRDVIDPEKKRKLIGQTFIDVFEAEARKAGEFRFLAQGTLYPDVIESVSFKGPSATIKSHHNVGGLPERLNFELLEPFRELFKDEVRQVGRELGVPENIIGRHPFPGPGLAVRIIGKITETDLEILQKADKIFIDALKAANLYDEIWQAFAVLLPIQTVGVMGDERTYENVLALRAVTSTDGMTADWYPLPYDFLADVSNKIINEVKGINRVVYDVSSKPPATIEWE from the coding sequence ATGGAAAAAGTGCTGATTCTCGATTTTGGTTCGCAATATACCCAACTGATCGCCCGCAAAACCCGCGAACTGGGCGTGTTTTCGGAAATCCATCCGTTCAATTATTCAATTGATGACATTCGCGCGGATGCACATATTAAAGCGATCATCTTTTCCGGCGGTCCGTCCAGCGTTTACGCGGATGGCGCACCGCACGCAAACAACGCTATTTTTGAACTTGGCGTGCCGGTTTTGGGCATTTGCTACGGTTTGCAGCACATCGCGTATTCGATGAAAGGCGCGGTAGACCCGGCGCACAAACGGGAATTCGGCCGCGCGAAACTGCACATCGACGGCGATAATCCGCTGTTTGCGGGTATCGCATCGCCAACGCAGGTGTGGATGAGCCATGGCGATCACCTCACCAAATTGCCGGAAGGTTTTTCTGCCATCGCCAAAACGGACAATTCGCCGATCTGCGCCATCGAAAATCGTGATCGGCATATTTACGGCATCCAGTTTCACCCGGAAGTGCACCACACCGAAGCCGGCAAACAAATGCTGCACAATTTTTTGTTCAACATTTGCGATTTTGCAGGGGATTGGTCGCCGCAATCGTTCATCGAAATGGCGATCCGGCAGATTCGCGAAACCGTTGGCGCAGATCGCGTTTTACTGGGACTTAGCGGCGGAGTAGATTCCAGCGTTTTGGCGGCGTTGCTGCATCGCGCCATCGGTGATCAGCTTACCAGCGTTTTTGTGGATACCGGGTTATTGCGGGCAAACGAGGTGGAAGAAGTAAGTTATACTTTCAGGGAAAATTTAGCGCTAAATTTGACCGTTGTCACGGCTGGGCCGGTTTTCCTCGATAAGTTACGCGACGTAATTGATCCGGAGAAAAAACGCAAGTTGATCGGCCAAACATTCATCGATGTATTTGAAGCAGAAGCCCGCAAAGCCGGCGAATTTCGTTTTTTGGCTCAAGGCACCCTCTACCCGGACGTCATTGAAAGCGTTTCATTCAAAGGACCGTCCGCAACTATCAAATCCCATCACAACGTTGGCGGATTGCCGGAACGGCTGAACTTCGAATTGTTAGAGCCGTTTCGCGAATTATTTAAAGATGAAGTGCGCCAGGTTGGACGCGAACTGGGTGTTCCGGAGAACATAATCGGACGTCATCCCTTCCCCGGACCGGGTTTGGCGGTAAGAATTATTGGAAAAATTACCGAGACAGATTTAGAGATTTTACAAAAAGCCGATAAGATATTCATTGACGCTTTGAAAGCGGCAAATTTATATGATGAAATATGGCAAGCTTTTGCAGTTTTGCTGCCGATACAAACAGTAGGTGTGATGGGCGATGAACGGACATACGAAAACGTGCTCGCCCTGCGTGCCGTAACCAGCACAGACGGGATGACGGCCGATTGGTACCCGTTGCCTTACGATTTTCTGGCGGATGTGTCGAACAAAATTATCAACGAGGTGAAAGGCATCAATCGAGTGGTTTACGATGTCAGCTCCAAACCGCCGGCAACCATCGAGTGGGAATAA
- a CDS encoding carbohydrate binding family 9 domain-containing protein: MFLKTLLFLAMCFGIAASQTDVEKRIYKPLPVNPHAPEIDGKLTDAIWQKTPRDKGFLQTSPNEGKPASQPTEFMIAYDAKNLYVAIVSLDSVPEKIVDSITRRDQAGESDRVLILLDSFFDKRTAFYFGVNAAGVKMDGVMTEDGDYDDMNWDPIWEVGTRRIPEGWVAEMRIPLSQLRFADREEHTWGLQVARYFYRNNEWSMWQFYPSSVGGFVSYFGEMQGMTGLETPRQIELLPYSLSQFSFFPDDPDDPFLDGRDGKIAGGLDGKIGITSDLTLNFTVNPDFGQVEADPSEVNLSAFETFFQEKRPFFIEGSNIFTYTLGFGDGSDSRESLFYSRRLGRQPQYEPDLGDNEYMQMPDNTSIIAAAKVTGKTHNGLSIGVLNAFTARERAAIELNGVRRKEIVEPATNYFVGRLQKDFSEGNTSIGGIATATNRDISSENLRFLNTAAYTGGFDVRHNWHNKDYWISLKTAFSRIEGDPEALIEAQTSSRRYFQRPDAPHLTLDSTRTSLDGHAGAFGIGRSNGHIQGMLGGTWRSPGFEINDLGYMRSADRILQFSWLSYREWNPQWIFREYRINLNQWTGWNFDGEQTFRGMNVNGGGRFANNWQFWGGTELEASGLDASGLRGGPMLRYQGAIYSWWSIDSDDTKPFQFEIGGFNSFKDDDVSRSREFYGGVQWRPAKSMSLSLQPFFNINKRDLQYVETTEFSNADRYIFARIDQKTTGVIVRLNYSITPTLSFQYYGQPFVSAGKYSHYKRITDSRAERYEDRFENIDDEISKNDDEVLIDEDADGNSDYSFEIPDFNFQEFRSNLVVRWEFRPGSTMYFVWAQQRDDSFNNGNFNFRRNVDSLFGIDPENIFLLKFNYWFSL, translated from the coding sequence ATGTTCTTAAAAACGTTACTTTTTTTAGCGATGTGTTTTGGCATCGCAGCCAGCCAGACAGATGTGGAAAAACGCATCTACAAACCATTGCCGGTCAATCCGCATGCGCCGGAAATCGATGGTAAACTCACCGATGCAATCTGGCAAAAAACACCGCGGGATAAAGGATTCCTGCAAACCAGCCCCAACGAAGGCAAACCTGCCAGCCAACCCACCGAATTCATGATTGCTTACGACGCCAAAAATCTGTATGTCGCGATCGTTTCGCTGGATTCCGTTCCGGAAAAAATAGTGGACAGCATCACCCGGCGGGATCAGGCCGGGGAATCCGATCGAGTGTTGATTTTACTGGACAGCTTTTTCGACAAACGAACCGCATTCTATTTTGGCGTGAACGCCGCCGGCGTAAAAATGGACGGCGTGATGACCGAGGACGGCGATTACGACGACATGAACTGGGACCCGATTTGGGAAGTCGGCACCCGGCGCATTCCCGAAGGTTGGGTTGCGGAAATGCGTATTCCGCTCAGCCAGTTGCGCTTTGCGGATCGCGAGGAACACACCTGGGGCTTGCAAGTTGCCCGCTATTTTTATCGCAATAATGAATGGTCGATGTGGCAATTTTACCCCTCGTCCGTTGGCGGATTTGTCAGCTATTTTGGCGAAATGCAGGGAATGACCGGACTGGAAACGCCCCGGCAAATTGAGTTGCTGCCCTATTCGCTCAGCCAGTTCAGCTTTTTTCCGGATGATCCGGACGACCCGTTTCTGGACGGACGCGATGGCAAAATTGCCGGCGGGCTGGATGGCAAAATCGGCATCACCAGCGATTTAACGCTCAATTTTACCGTCAACCCGGATTTCGGGCAGGTGGAAGCCGATCCCTCCGAAGTGAACCTCTCCGCTTTCGAAACATTTTTTCAGGAAAAACGACCGTTTTTTATCGAAGGCAGCAATATTTTTACGTACACCCTCGGTTTTGGCGATGGCTCGGATTCCCGCGAATCGCTGTTTTATTCCCGCCGGTTGGGACGACAACCGCAGTACGAACCGGATCTCGGGGATAACGAATACATGCAAATGCCCGACAACACGTCGATTATTGCCGCAGCAAAAGTTACCGGCAAAACCCACAACGGGCTTTCGATTGGCGTACTGAACGCATTTACCGCACGGGAACGCGCAGCAATCGAGTTGAACGGCGTTCGCCGGAAAGAAATTGTGGAGCCTGCAACCAACTATTTCGTCGGACGGTTGCAGAAAGATTTTTCCGAAGGCAACACGTCGATCGGCGGCATCGCGACTGCAACCAATCGCGATATTTCCAGCGAAAACCTCCGCTTTTTGAACACAGCCGCATACACCGGCGGTTTCGATGTGCGCCACAATTGGCACAACAAAGATTATTGGATAAGCCTGAAAACCGCATTCAGCCGCATCGAAGGCGATCCGGAAGCGTTGATTGAAGCGCAAACATCCTCGCGGCGCTATTTCCAGCGCCCGGACGCGCCGCACCTCACGCTGGATTCCACCCGCACATCGCTGGACGGACATGCCGGCGCGTTTGGCATCGGCAGATCCAACGGTCATATTCAGGGAATGCTGGGCGGCACCTGGCGCTCACCCGGATTCGAAATTAACGATTTGGGATACATGCGCTCCGCGGACCGCATTTTGCAATTTTCGTGGCTGTCCTATCGCGAGTGGAACCCGCAGTGGATTTTCCGGGAATACCGCATCAACCTCAACCAGTGGACCGGCTGGAATTTTGACGGCGAACAAACGTTCCGCGGCATGAATGTAAACGGCGGCGGCCGTTTTGCGAACAACTGGCAATTTTGGGGCGGAACGGAATTGGAAGCCAGCGGACTGGATGCCAGCGGATTGCGGGGCGGCCCGATGCTGCGCTATCAGGGCGCGATTTACAGTTGGTGGAGCATCGATTCGGACGATACAAAACCGTTTCAATTTGAAATTGGCGGATTCAACAGCTTTAAAGATGACGACGTTTCCCGATCACGCGAATTTTATGGTGGGGTTCAGTGGCGACCGGCAAAATCGATGTCGCTATCGTTGCAACCGTTTTTCAACATCAACAAACGTGATTTGCAATATGTTGAAACCACTGAATTTAGCAACGCAGATCGCTATATTTTCGCGCGAATCGATCAGAAAACAACCGGTGTCATTGTCCGGTTGAATTACAGCATCACGCCAACATTATCGTTCCAATATTACGGCCAGCCGTTTGTTTCCGCAGGAAAATACAGCCATTACAAACGCATCACCGATTCACGGGCGGAACGATACGAAGATCGATTTGAAAACATCGATGACGAAATTTCCAAAAATGATGATGAAGTTTTGATCGACGAAGATGCCGACGGCAACAGCGATTATTCGTTCGAAATTCCCGATTTCAATTTTCAGGAATTTCGCTCGAATTTAGTGGTTCGATGGGAATTTCGCCCCGGCTCCACAATGTATTTTGTGTGGGCGCAACAGCGCGACGATTCATTTAACAATGGCAATTTTAATTTCCGGCGCAACGTGGACAGCCTGTTCGGTATCGATCCAGAAAATATTTTTCTGTTGAAATTCAATTACTGGTTCTCGCTGTAA